AGCTTTTCGACCCGCAGCTTGGAGTGGCCCTTGTCAGCGGCATCGTAGCCATGAAAGACGAGGTAGTCCTGGTTGTCGAAGCTGTACACCGAGTTGTGGCCCAGGCCGTACCAGTTTTTGTCGCCGCTCAACACCGGGGTGCCGCCACCCTGGTCCAGGGCCACGCCGGCCTGGTCCACGTAGGGCCCAGTCACGCTCTTGGCCCGGCCCACCACGATGCGGTAAGTGCTCTGCGGGCCGCGGCAGCAGTAGTCGAAGGAAGTAAAGAGGTAGTAAAAGCCGTTTTTGCGGAAGATAAAGGGGGCTTCGATGGCACCGTCGCCGGGCAAGGAGTCGTTGAGCTTGGGGTCACGGGGGCGGCGGGCCAGGGTGCGCCACTGCTCGGGCTGGGCCGGGGCCGTCAGGTCGGGCCGCAGCTGGACCAGCTTGATGCCTTCCCAGAACGAGCCAAACGTGAGCCAGGGGCGGCCGGCTTCGTCCCGAATCAGGTTGGGGTCAATGGCGTTCCACATGTCGCGCCCCGGCACCGACTGCACCACCCGCCCGTGGTCCACCCACTTGTAGTCGGGCGACTTCGGGTTCAGGGTTTTATTCGTGGCCAGCCCGATGCAGGACGTGTTTTTCCCAAAGGCCGACACCGAGTAAAACAGCGAATACACGCCGTTGTGAAAAGAAATGTCCGGGGCCCAGATGTGGTTTTTGAAGCCGGGCACGGCCTGCACGGCCCAGGCCGGTGCCTGGGCAAACACCGGTTGCTCCGGCGTCCAGTGCTGCCGGTCCCGCGACGACCACACCGCTATGCCTGGCCCGGTGCCGAACATGTAGTAGGTGCCGTCCTGCCGGATCATCACCGGGTCGTGGGCCCCAATTAAAGCCGGGGTTTGCGCCTGGGCCGCGCCGGGGGTGTTAGTCAGCAAGCCACTAACCAACAGCAGCCCGAAAAGGCAGTTTCGACACATAAACGATTGTGCAGAGGAGGGGAAAAGTCTGTTCAGCATCGGCGTGAGAAGATAGAGCGGCTACTTGACCGGCTTCACGCCTTCGGTCGTCATCACCACACGCTTCATCGTGCCGTCCTTATTGTACTCCAGCCTGTCGATGCAGACCGAGCGGCGAAACGAGCCCCCGTCGGTCGGGATGCTGCCGTTGTGGTAGATGAAGTAGGACTGGCCCTTGAAGTCGATAATGGCCTGGTGGTTGGTGTTGGAATTGCCGGCCACCTCGTTCAGAATACCTTTGAACTCCCAGGGCCCCTCGATGCTGCGGCTCATGGCGTAGGCAATTTTCTCGGGAAACTGGTAGGCGTAGCTTAAGTAGTACCAATTGCCCCGCTTGTGCACCCAGGGCGCCTCCGTAAACTTAGGCAGCGTGGTCACCTTGTTGATGGGCCCGTCAAGCTCGGTCATGTTGGGCTTAAGTTTGGCCCAGTAGCAAATCGTGTTGCCCCAATACAGGTAGGCCTGGCCTTTGTCGTCGACAATCACCGTGGGGTCAATGTCATCCCAGCTGATTTTGGCCTCGGTGGTCATGTCGTTGGTAATCAGGGCTGAGCCCCGGGCGTCTTTGAACGGCCCAAGCGGGTTGTCGGCCACGGCCACGCCAATGGCTTTGCCCGGAATCGAGCTGTGCTCCACGGCGGCGTACCAGTAAAACTTGCCGTTCCGCTCTATCACCTGCGAGGCCCAGGCGTCGTCCTTGGCCCAGGCAAAAGCCTTGACATTCAACGGCGACGGATGCTCTTTCCAGGTCACCATATCCTGGGAGGAGTAGCAAAGCCACTCGTGCATCACGTAGCGCTCCTGCCGGGCCGGGGCCTCGTCGTGGCCCGCATAGAGGTAGACCGTGCCGTTGTAGACCAGCGCGGCGGGGTCGGCGGTGTATTTGTCCTTGATAATGGGATTGCCGGCTGCCGGTTCGGGTAGGGCCTGGGCCCGCGCCGCCGAAGGCAGCAGCACGGGCCCAGTAGCTAGTAGTAAGCCGGTCAAGAGCAGAGTTTTGTGCATCGTCATCATTGCCAAAGCTTAGCGTTTGCCGGGAATCCGCAGCACCGTGAAGGAGTTGGGAGCCAGGGTGTACGTCACGTTTGCCGAGTTCACCTTGAACGACTCATCCTTGGGCGCCACGTTCTGGGGTTTATCCAGGCTGTTGACGGCGTTCAGGTCGCTGGAAGCCAGCACGGTGGCTTTGCCATTCTTGCCCAGCTTTTTCACGCCCTGCAGGTTGATGGCCACCAGCCGAGCCTCGGCGGAGTAGTTGACCAGCTTCACCACGATTTCCCCGGTTTTGTCGTCGGCTACGGCGCTGCTGAACAGGTTGTCCTGCCCGTTTTTGCCGTTGTCGGCGCGCTGCACTGGCAGCATGGTGGTGCCGGGGTTGGTGGAGTACATTTTCTGCACGTAGTAGTTGGGTGTCCCATAGGCGCGCAGGTTGTCAAACCAAATCATGTCCGGCGTCCACTGCCAGGCATCGACGTGGGCGAAAAGCGGAGCGTAGGAGGCCATAATCACCTTGTCGGCGTTGCGCTCCAGGCCGGTCATGAAGGCCGCTTCCGAAATGGCCGCGTCCCAGCTGTTTTTGTTGTCGGGGCTGGCAATGCCCACGGTCTGAGCGGCGTACTCGCCGGCAAAAATCTTAGAGCCGGTGGTCGGGTAGTTGTCGTAGCGGCCCACGTTCTGACGAAACCACTCGGGGCTGGCATAGTAGTGCTCGTCGATTACCTCAGCCTTGAGCTCACGCAGGCGTTTAGTGGCTTTGTCAAACAAGTCCCCGTCGGGGCTGGGGCCCACGCTGGATACAATGTTGATACCGGGGTACTTAGCCTTCACGGCCTTGGCAAACGGCTCGTAGCGCTCCAAATACTGTGGGCCCCACTGCTCGTTGCCGATGCCGATAAACTTGAGGTTGAACGGTGCCGGGTGGCCCATAGCAACGCGCTTGGCGCCCCAGGGGCTGCTGACCGGACCGTTGGCAAACTCAATCAAATCCAGGGCGTCCTGAATAAAGGTTTCCAGCGTCGGGTCATCGTCGGCGTGGTTGTGGGCTGGCCCTTCGTTCGCGCTGGGTCCGCCGGCCGCCGTAATCGGGGCCAGCTCCGAGGAATTGAACTGGCAGGCCATGCCCACGTTCAGAATCGGGACGGGCTCGGCGCCAATGTCTTCCGAAAGCTGGAAGTATTCGAAAAAGCCCAAGCCAAACGACTGGTAATAATCTGGGGTGGAGCGGTGGCGGAATTCCATGTTCCAGCGGTTTACCAGCGGCACCCGGGAAGCCACGTCGCCGATGGTTTCCTTCCACTGGTAGCGCTCGGTCAGGGTGCGGCCCTCCACGATGCAGCCGCCGGGAAAGCGCAGAAAGCCCGGGTTCATGTCCTTGAGCAGCTGCACCAAATCGGTGCGCATTCCATTCTCGCGCTTGTTCCAGGTGTCCTTCGGAAACAGCGTCACCACGTCCATATCCAGGGTGCCGGCTCCGTCCAGGGTCAGCTTGAGCCGGGCCTTGGCCGCCGTGCCCGCCGACTTGAGCACCACGGTATACTTCTTCCAATCGGCCGTGAGGCCCGAAATCTTGGTTTGGGCCAGCACCCGGCCCGAGGGCGCGGCTTCGGGGCCGGCACCGCTGCGGGCTTCCTCTTCCAGCGTCACGTTCAGGCCACTCACGCTGCCGGGGCCGCGGCGCAGGTATACCGAGAAGGTATATTCCGCGTCCTGCTTGAGGCCCATGCCCCGAAACCCTTCGTTGATCAGGCCCGCATCGGGACTGGCGGTTTTGGCAGTGAGGCGCACGAAGTGGTTGTTGGTAGCGCTAATCGGCTTGTCGCTGCTAACGGTATAAGTCTCCAGCGCGGCGGCCCCGCGAATGGCGTTCCAGCCGATAAAATGCTGCCCGGGAATCTCAAACGACTTGTTCTTGACCAGCTCGGGGTAGAGGCCTCCGTCGGCGGCAAAGTTGATGTCCTCGAAAAACAGCCCGTACATGGTCTTGGCGATGGGCGCCCCGGGCTTGTTGACCTGCACGGTAATCGTGTTGGCCGCGGTGGGCTTGGTTTGGGCCAGGGCCGGAGCCAGACCCAGGGAAGACAGGGCTACGCTGCTGGCGAGCCGCCCGAATCGGGTGGGAAAAGAGGTGGGCATACAGGAGGATGAAATGAGCGAAGAATATTCCGGGCCGAGAAAAGGCCAGGGTAGGAGCCAGGAAAAAGCTGCTGCAGTGGAGATGCCCGCAGCAGCGGAGCAAAAGCCCGTTGAGAAGTTGCACAATCGTTTGTGTAAAGTAATAGGAAAATCGCAACATGCTCAGCGTTGACCAGAAAATTTCTTGCCAGGAGCTGGATTCTCACTCGGCAACGAAAGCCCGATAATAGGTTTTAGCAACACCCAATTCGGGAATAATTCGGTTGGAAGGCCATTTTGTGTTGCCAGATACCATATAATCCTATCTTTACACAAAGCATTGTGTTGCGTACTTCCTCTATGGCGCCCCGAAAAAAACAAGCCCCGGCCCAAATTCCTACCACACCCGTTTCCATGGCCGACCTGGCCCGGGAGCTAGGCGTATCGATGACTACCATTTCGCGGGCTCTGAGCGACCATCATAGTATTGGGCCGGCCATGAAGCAGAAGGTGCTCAAGCTGGCCAAGAAGTACAACTACCAGCCCAACCGGCTGGCCTCGGCGTTGCGCAAGGGCAAAAGCCAGCTCATCGGCATCATCGTGCCCTACATCGAGGGGCGGTTTTTTCCGTCGGTGGTGCACGGCATCGAAACGGCGGCCAGCAAAGCGGGCTACAACGTCATTATCTGCCAGTCGAACGAGGACGTGGCCCAGGAGCGGCGCAACCTCGAAATCCTGCTCAGCGCCCAGGTAGCGGGCATTCTCGTGTCGTTGTCGCGCACCACGCTCGACGTGCGCCACTTTGAGAAAGTGCGCAGCCGAGGGTTGCCGCTGGTGTTCTTCGACCGGATTGTGGAAGGTGACAACGTGAATGCCGTGGTGCTCAACGACCAGGAAGGTGGCTACGTTTCGACCCGGCACTTGCTGAGCCAGGGTTGCCGCCGCATTGCCCACTTGGCTGGCCCCCAGCACCTGAACATCTACAAAAACCGCCGCCAGGGCTACCTCGATGCCTTGCGGGAGGCCGGCATTGCCGAAGATGAATCCCTGATTTACTACGCCGACATGAGCCAGGAGCAGGGCAGCGCGGCCATGCGCCAGTTTCTGCTCCTGCCCGAGCCCCCCGACGCCGTGTTTGCCGCCGGCGACTACAGTGCCCTGGGGGCCATGCAGGAAGCCCGGCGCCAGGGCCTGCGCGTGCCCCAGGACGTGGCCATTTCCGGGTTCAGCAACGAGACCTTTACGCTTATCACCGAACCGGCCATGTCCACCATTGACCAGCGCTGTGAGGAAATGGGGCAGGCCGCCGTGCGCCTGCTGCTGGAAGTAATTGATGCGGCCGGCGCGCCATTTACGCCCCGGCAGGTGGCGCTGCGGCCCGAGCTGCTGGTGCGCAACTCTTCCGTGCGCCAGCCCGAGCCGGAGCTGGTGACCAAAAGCTACACCAGCTCCTTCGTGCCGTAAGGGCTCCGGGAACTAAGTCTGGCCGGGAGCGGGTCCGGGTCGGGTAAAAGCGGGTGCGGAGCGTGGACAAGTGCCTAATTCTTCTAGCTTTAAGGAACAGAAGGCTGCCGGCCAGGGCAGTCCGAACCACTTCTTCCCGAAGCGCCCCATGAACACCGCTCTACCCCGCACCGCCCCCGTCGCCGACCCCGGCCTCAGCAGTGAAGATCTGGCCCCAATTGCGCCGGCTGAGCGCCGCTGGGGCACCGGCAACTACGCCGCCCTCTGGATCAGCATGAGCCTGTGCATCCCGACCTACATGCTGGCCAGCTCCCTGATTGAAGGCGGCATGAACTGGTGGCAGGCCCTGCTAACCATCTTTCTGGGCAACACGATTGTATTGGTGCCGATGCTGCTCAACGGCCGGGCGGGCGCCAAGTATGGTATTCCCTTTCCGGTGCTGGCCCGGGCCAGCTTTGGGGTGCGCGGGGCCAACATTCCGGCCCTGCTGCGCGCCCTGATTGCCTGCGGCTGGTTTGGCATTCAAACCTGGATTGGCGGCTACGCCCTCTACCAGATGGGCGTGCTCTGGTTGCCGGGCCTGGCCACACTGCCGGCCGTATTCCCGGCATCCTGGGCCTTGGCCACGGGGCCAGCCATTACCTTCGTGCTGTTCTGGCTGCTGAATATGTACGTGGTGCACCTAGGCGTGGAGAGCATCCGCAAGCTGCTCGTGTTCAAGGCCTTCTTCCTGCCCGTTGCGGCCCTGGCTTTGCTGTGGTGGGCTATTGCGGCCGGCCATGGCCTGGGCCCGATTCTGGCCCAACCCTCGAAATTCACGTCCAGCGCGGCCTTCTGGGCATTCTTTTTCCCTTCCCTCACCGGCATGGTAGGCTTCTGGGCCACGTTGTCGTTGAACATTCCCGACTTCACCCGCTACGCCGTAAGCCAGCGGGCCCAACTGTTGGGGCAAGCTCTGGGCTTGCCTTCGTCGATGACAGTTTTCTCCTTCGTGGGCGTGGTCGTGACTTCGGCTACGTTTGTGATTTACGGCAAGACCATCTGGGACCCGGTGGTGCTGGCCGGCAAATTCGACAGTAAGCTGCTGGTAAGCGTGGCCATGCTGGCCGTGGCGTTGTCGACGCTGGCCACCAACATTGCGGCCAACATCGTGAGTCCCGCCAACGACTTTGCCAACGTGTCGCCGGAGCGGATTTCCTTTAAGACCGGCGGCTATATTACCGGCGTGTTGGGCCTGCTGATTTTTCCCTGGAAGCTGATTGCCGACCCTTCGGGCTACATTTTTACCTGGCTTGTGGGCTATTCCGGCCTGCTCGGGCCCATCGGCGGCATTATGCTGGCCGATTATTACCTGCTGCGCAAAGAGCACCTCGACGTGCCCGAGCTCTACCAGTACCAGGGCCAGTACGCCTACCGCAACGGCTATAACCTGCGGGCTGTGGTGGCCCTCATCATTGGCATCCTGCCCAATATTCCGGGCTTCCTGGCCGCCATCGGCGTACTCGACAAGCAGACGGTTTGGCCGGGCCTGATTGCGCTCTACGACTACGCCTGGTTTGTCGGCTTCTTCGTATCCGGCGGGGTTTATCTGCTGCTCATGGCCCAGGAACAGCGCACATCGGCTTCAGCACCGCTGGAAGCCCTGTATTGATCTGTATACTGGTAGAAACAAAACGTGCGGATGCCCAGCTTCCGGACCCTATGACTGAACCTGAAAAGTTGAGCAGCTTGGCGTCGGAATCAAGCAAGTTATAGTCGCGCAGCCGGGCTACCAAATCGTACCAGTCCTTTTCCAGCTGGCTAGGGGCCACCTCGTAACGAGCCAGAATCTAGGCTTTAAGCTCTTTGGGCAGTTATGCTTTAGCAACCCAATGATTTTGGCCCCAGAGTATTGGCCGAAAACGAGTTGTCGGTAGGGGGGAGGTGCGCCGCCGGATCAGCGCCACAGCCGCGCCGCTAGACCAGCGCCTGGTATCGGCCGATATACTGAAACACAGACTCCAGCTGCAGGCTCTGCTGCTGGGCGCCGCAGCGCTGGGCCACCAGGGCCGCAGCCCGGCGAGCCATGCGCTGCCCGGCCGCGGGTTGGCCTAGAGCCGTAGCCAGAGCCGTGGTGGCGGCGGCTACGTTGTGAAGGGTAAACAGCCGCCCGGTCACGTCCTGCTCCAGCAAATCAGGCGCGTCGGCCTCGGCAAGGCTTACCAGCGGGCAGCCCGAGGCCATAGCCTCAAGCAGCGCCCCGCCCATCACCGAAGCCAGGCTAGGCAGCAGCAGCACATCCAGGGCCTGATAAAACAGCGTGCGTTGGGCCGAGTTGTGCAAGGGCCGCAGGTGCACGCAGTGGTGCAGGCGCAGTTGCCGGGCCAGTTCGTGCAGCTCGGCCCAGTAAGCTGGCCCGGCGGGTGTAGCGGGGCTGCCGATGACAACCAGCTCGGCCGCCAGGTTTAGCTCTTCGCGCAGCCGGTACAGGGTTTCAAGAGCAAACATGGGCCCCTGAGTGTCGTGGGCTACTACACCGATAAGGGGCGCCGGCGCGGGCAGGCGCAGCAGGTGCCGCGCCTGACTTTGGCGGCCGGGCCTGTCCCTTGCCCCGGAGGGCTCAAACAATGGTGGTACCACCCACAGCCGGCGCGGGTTGAGGCCGGCGTCCTGCCGGGCCTGCCGGGCCTGGCGCGGAAACGAAGCCACCCAGGCGTCGACGGCCCGGAAAGAGTGAGCTTGCCACCAGCGCCGCCATGGGTTGGCCGGGGCCACCTCGTCGTGGTCGAGCTGCCGGTGCACCAGCTGCAGTCCCCGACCGCGCCAGAGCTTCAGCAGCCGCGCCAGGCCGATATCTGCGGGGCGTGTGGTGAGCAGCACACCTACCAGCTGCCGCCGAATCAGGCGGGCCAGCTCCTGTGCGCCCCGTAGGCCGGTCGGCAGGGCCACGCAAATCAGGTGCTCGGTGCGGGCTTGCTGGAGCAGAAACGACCCTGCCGCGGCAGCCAGTAACACGCGCCGCCCCGCCTGCTGCAGGGCCACGGCCAACGCCAGCGTCTGCTGTTCTGCTGAGCTCCACTCCGTAGACCGGCACAGCACGACCAATGGTACCTGCAGAGCCGACTTTTCCAGTTGGGGCGTCAGCAAATCGGGAGTAAAAAGAGAAACCATAGGCAGAGGAATAAAACAAAAAAGCTGCGGCCGTAAACCCAGAGAAAGCACCCTGCGCCGCCTTCGGTAACAGGCCACCAAGCCAAAGACCTAGACGAAACCAGCCATTTTCACCGCTTTTGTTTTCCTCAGGTCGGCTGACCTGGGAACTACGCATCAGTCGGGCGGTGAAGGCGGCCCGGTAGGCGGCGGGGCGCAGTCGAGGACTGACCGGATGGAGTCGCAGAAGGTTGCGTAGGCCTAGTGCCTCAGGGCAATAAGGCTGAACTGCCGGGCCTCCAGGGCGGTTTGCTCCCAGGCGCGAAGGCAGTTGAGCTGGGTAGCGGTAAGCAGCACGCGCAGCTATTCCTGCATGAGAATCTGGACCACGTCGGGGGCGGCCTGCTCTCCGCATTTTCGTCTATTCTTTCCGTACCTTCTTCCCTGCAGCATTACGCCAGGTGCAAGGCCTGAACTGTAGCCAGCGTCACAGTGCCCCCATGCTTTCTGGCTACCAAATTCACATGCTCGGGGTAGCCGGCGACAGCAGGAATGCCGCCTCCGAGGCGGGGCAGAGTGGTATCTACGCCTTTGGCACGGCTAGTCTGCTCAATTCCTTTCGCTGGACCAACCCCGGCATGGCCGCCGCTCTGCACAACCTGTTTTCTACCAGTTCGCTCATCTTATAGGGTGGGTTGTATTTTTTAAGGAATTTTTAATGCAATAGTAAATTATTGGAAATCAAGCCGCTACTATAAAAGGTGAGTAAGCACTTACTAAAAATTTTTACGCCGATAGTGCAACTGTAAGACCTGTTGCTTAATATTGTCCCAGTTATCAGCCAGCTAATCCCCCCGGCTGGCTGATAATTAAAATTCCCACGCCCTGTTTACCAGATGAACCCCACCCCGTCTGGCAAGTACTACTGAGAAATCAACCGGCTCTCCCACTCAGCAAGTTGACTTATCGGTATCCCAAAATCTGTAGTCGGCCGAATCGGTGTTCCACTGATTCGGCCGGTTTGTTTTTGGGCCAGTCGAATCTACGGTTGAGTTAGTCCTCACCTTTGACCTGCCCAGGCAATTAAAATGCCCAAAGTTGCCTGCCTGTGGGTATACCGGCGGTCAGTCGTTGCTATCAGACAGCCTGGGTAAGCTATGATTGTTGTCGTCTTAGCCTAGACCCAGCAACTAACCACAAAAAGAAAACAGAGTAGGAGGGGCACTACAGGCGGCAGGAGAAGCCAAGCCGGGGGAGAGTAGTAAGCCGGAAAGTAAGGGCACAAAAAAAGGCGCCCCACCCGGAACGCCCTTTCAATGAATCGTGACCGGCGAAAATTCCCACCCAACGCCAGTCCGATCCTTTATCAGTAAACCGCAGGCGACACCTAGAAAGGTAGTTGTCCTCCGGATTTTTTCTTGCTAAGCGGCTCCGATAACGAGGCTTCGATCAAGCCGAACAGTTATCAAACCGAAGAATCAAGTGGCCGTGTTTTAGCGCCTTGTTCTATAATACTAAGGTAGGGGGCTGATCCAGTGAATTCCACTACTATTTTTGCCACTTATGGTACTGTATTGACCAAATTAGTTGTGGTAGTGGGCTTGTTCTTGATATTGTGGTAATAGTAGCTTTAGAAACTACAATTTTGCCAGTTGCTGGCCTTGGGTACGACACCGAATTGGGTGGCCTTTTTTGGCAAACAAACGCCTAAGCCGATACCTAGGGCTCCCCTGAAGTCAGAGCCGCAGCTACTGTCAATACAGTATTGGGAAAAAGGCTGCCGACTGCATACGCAAAGTCTATGGAGCGGGTTGCATTTGCGCCGTCTGCGAGTATGTAAACCCTTTCACGTAACAGCTGAAGCCGCGCATTGAGAATCACCAGTATCTGTACGGGCTTGGAAGCATTAGCCGGGTTGTAGGTAGCTACCGTTATTCACAGCCCGGAAGAGGGCACCTACACCAGTTCCTGCTGATTGGGCTGGAGATGGGTGCGGGCAAACCACGAGTAGTGGTGGCCAGCCTACATCTCTGATGTTAATGAGAGTCGAAAATATGCTCTGGGGAAGTGGAAAGGTAAGTTCAGCCTAGTGGTCCCGAAAAAAGCCCCGGCCAGAGGAGGTCGGGGCTTTTTTCAGGGATTGAGTTCGAATTAACTTTTGGCCTTGAGCTTCTCTTTGCTCTTGCCGTGCTTCTGCATTTTTTCCTCGCGCAGCTGAGCGTACTTGGTGGCCTGATCGGCACTCAAAACCTGGGTGAGCTGGGTTTCGAACCGGGCGCGGGCGG
Above is a genomic segment from Hymenobacter cellulosivorans containing:
- a CDS encoding LacI family DNA-binding transcriptional regulator — encoded protein: MAPRKKQAPAQIPTTPVSMADLARELGVSMTTISRALSDHHSIGPAMKQKVLKLAKKYNYQPNRLASALRKGKSQLIGIIVPYIEGRFFPSVVHGIETAASKAGYNVIICQSNEDVAQERRNLEILLSAQVAGILVSLSRTTLDVRHFEKVRSRGLPLVFFDRIVEGDNVNAVVLNDQEGGYVSTRHLLSQGCRRIAHLAGPQHLNIYKNRRQGYLDALREAGIAEDESLIYYADMSQEQGSAAMRQFLLLPEPPDAVFAAGDYSALGAMQEARRQGLRVPQDVAISGFSNETFTLITEPAMSTIDQRCEEMGQAAVRLLLEVIDAAGAPFTPRQVALRPELLVRNSSVRQPEPELVTKSYTSSFVP
- a CDS encoding glycoside hydrolase family 43 protein, translating into MHKTLLLTGLLLATGPVLLPSAARAQALPEPAAGNPIIKDKYTADPAALVYNGTVYLYAGHDEAPARQERYVMHEWLCYSSQDMVTWKEHPSPLNVKAFAWAKDDAWASQVIERNGKFYWYAAVEHSSIPGKAIGVAVADNPLGPFKDARGSALITNDMTTEAKISWDDIDPTVIVDDKGQAYLYWGNTICYWAKLKPNMTELDGPINKVTTLPKFTEAPWVHKRGNWYYLSYAYQFPEKIAYAMSRSIEGPWEFKGILNEVAGNSNTNHQAIIDFKGQSYFIYHNGSIPTDGGSFRRSVCIDRLEYNKDGTMKRVVMTTEGVKPVK
- a CDS encoding arabinan endo-1,5-alpha-L-arabinosidase yields the protein MCRNCLFGLLLVSGLLTNTPGAAQAQTPALIGAHDPVMIRQDGTYYMFGTGPGIAVWSSRDRQHWTPEQPVFAQAPAWAVQAVPGFKNHIWAPDISFHNGVYSLFYSVSAFGKNTSCIGLATNKTLNPKSPDYKWVDHGRVVQSVPGRDMWNAIDPNLIRDEAGRPWLTFGSFWEGIKLVQLRPDLTAPAQPEQWRTLARRPRDPKLNDSLPGDGAIEAPFIFRKNGFYYLFTSFDYCCRGPQSTYRIVVGRAKSVTGPYVDQAGVALDQGGGTPVLSGDKNWYGLGHNSVYSFDNQDYLVFHGYDAADKGHSKLRVEKLTWNAAGWPVVQP
- a CDS encoding alpha-L-arabinofuranosidase C-terminal domain-containing protein, encoding MPTSFPTRFGRLASSVALSSLGLAPALAQTKPTAANTITVQVNKPGAPIAKTMYGLFFEDINFAADGGLYPELVKNKSFEIPGQHFIGWNAIRGAAALETYTVSSDKPISATNNHFVRLTAKTASPDAGLINEGFRGMGLKQDAEYTFSVYLRRGPGSVSGLNVTLEEEARSGAGPEAAPSGRVLAQTKISGLTADWKKYTVVLKSAGTAAKARLKLTLDGAGTLDMDVVTLFPKDTWNKRENGMRTDLVQLLKDMNPGFLRFPGGCIVEGRTLTERYQWKETIGDVASRVPLVNRWNMEFRHRSTPDYYQSFGLGFFEYFQLSEDIGAEPVPILNVGMACQFNSSELAPITAAGGPSANEGPAHNHADDDPTLETFIQDALDLIEFANGPVSSPWGAKRVAMGHPAPFNLKFIGIGNEQWGPQYLERYEPFAKAVKAKYPGINIVSSVGPSPDGDLFDKATKRLRELKAEVIDEHYYASPEWFRQNVGRYDNYPTTGSKIFAGEYAAQTVGIASPDNKNSWDAAISEAAFMTGLERNADKVIMASYAPLFAHVDAWQWTPDMIWFDNLRAYGTPNYYVQKMYSTNPGTTMLPVQRADNGKNGQDNLFSSAVADDKTGEIVVKLVNYSAEARLVAINLQGVKKLGKNGKATVLASSDLNAVNSLDKPQNVAPKDESFKVNSANVTYTLAPNSFTVLRIPGKR
- a CDS encoding glycosyltransferase family 4 protein, translating into MVSLFTPDLLTPQLEKSALQVPLVVLCRSTEWSSAEQQTLALAVALQQAGRRVLLAAAAGSFLLQQARTEHLICVALPTGLRGAQELARLIRRQLVGVLLTTRPADIGLARLLKLWRGRGLQLVHRQLDHDEVAPANPWRRWWQAHSFRAVDAWVASFPRQARQARQDAGLNPRRLWVVPPLFEPSGARDRPGRQSQARHLLRLPAPAPLIGVVAHDTQGPMFALETLYRLREELNLAAELVVIGSPATPAGPAYWAELHELARQLRLHHCVHLRPLHNSAQRTLFYQALDVLLLPSLASVMGGALLEAMASGCPLVSLAEADAPDLLEQDVTGRLFTLHNVAAATTALATALGQPAAGQRMARRAAALVAQRCGAQQQSLQLESVFQYIGRYQALV
- a CDS encoding NCS1 family nucleobase:cation symporter-1, with translation MNTALPRTAPVADPGLSSEDLAPIAPAERRWGTGNYAALWISMSLCIPTYMLASSLIEGGMNWWQALLTIFLGNTIVLVPMLLNGRAGAKYGIPFPVLARASFGVRGANIPALLRALIACGWFGIQTWIGGYALYQMGVLWLPGLATLPAVFPASWALATGPAITFVLFWLLNMYVVHLGVESIRKLLVFKAFFLPVAALALLWWAIAAGHGLGPILAQPSKFTSSAAFWAFFFPSLTGMVGFWATLSLNIPDFTRYAVSQRAQLLGQALGLPSSMTVFSFVGVVVTSATFVIYGKTIWDPVVLAGKFDSKLLVSVAMLAVALSTLATNIAANIVSPANDFANVSPERISFKTGGYITGVLGLLIFPWKLIADPSGYIFTWLVGYSGLLGPIGGIMLADYYLLRKEHLDVPELYQYQGQYAYRNGYNLRAVVALIIGILPNIPGFLAAIGVLDKQTVWPGLIALYDYAWFVGFFVSGGVYLLLMAQEQRTSASAPLEALY